From one Plantibacter flavus genomic stretch:
- the mshD gene encoding mycothiol synthase, whose amino-acid sequence MPRLTLSVRNVDDARTRDALERVVRTASLVDGQPPFSDQSLIDAASGARTLILAVEPQDPPVDPDDFAVVGAAILGHGELEFVVEPEWRGHGYGRAALRGVLANCPPQVRIWAHGDHPASRVLAQEFGFSPIRTLLQLRLTKTPTSRARPATAGHADVTVGTFRPGADEEEWLEVNALAFADHPEQGRMTLDDLRAREAESWFDADDFLLARGSDGDLLGFIWLKVEDTVGEVYAVGVHPAASGRGLGRLLMEAGLARLRDRRVEAVTLYVEADNLPAVSLYRSLGFTDHTIDVQYARTDA is encoded by the coding sequence ATGCCCCGGCTGACACTGTCGGTTCGTAACGTCGACGACGCCCGCACCCGGGATGCGCTCGAGCGCGTCGTGCGCACGGCGTCGCTCGTCGACGGCCAGCCGCCGTTCAGCGATCAGTCGCTCATCGACGCCGCGTCCGGCGCCCGGACGCTGATCCTCGCCGTCGAACCACAGGACCCGCCGGTCGACCCCGACGACTTCGCCGTCGTGGGTGCGGCCATCCTCGGACATGGCGAGCTGGAGTTCGTCGTCGAGCCCGAGTGGCGGGGCCACGGCTACGGTCGCGCCGCACTGCGCGGCGTCCTCGCCAACTGTCCCCCGCAGGTGCGCATCTGGGCACATGGCGACCACCCCGCCTCCCGGGTGCTCGCGCAGGAGTTCGGCTTCTCGCCGATCAGGACGCTGCTGCAGCTCCGCCTGACCAAGACGCCCACGAGCCGTGCGCGACCGGCCACCGCCGGGCACGCTGATGTCACGGTCGGCACGTTCCGGCCGGGAGCCGACGAGGAGGAGTGGCTCGAGGTCAACGCGCTCGCCTTCGCCGACCACCCCGAGCAGGGACGCATGACCCTCGACGATCTCCGCGCCCGGGAGGCCGAGTCCTGGTTCGACGCCGACGACTTCCTGCTCGCACGAGGCTCCGACGGCGACCTCCTCGGGTTCATCTGGTTGAAGGTCGAGGACACGGTCGGCGAGGTGTACGCGGTCGGCGTGCACCCGGCGGCCAGTGGCCGAGGGCTCGGGCGGCTCCTGATGGAGGCCGGCCTGGCCCGCCTGCGGGATCGACGGGTGGAGGCGGTCACGCTGTACGTCGAAGCCGACAACCTCCCTGCGGTGTCGCTGTACCGATCGCTCGGATTCACCGACCACACCATCGACGTGCAGTACGCGAGAACCGACGCCTGA